AATAAAAACCTTACAACGTGGTACGGCGTTGGCGGCACAAGAAGTGAATATGAGCCGTCCTTTAGCCAAAGAGGGCATAGTGCCGCAAGTGGAGATATTGCGACTTGAGCGTCAATTAAACCAAATGCAAGGCGAATTAGAGTCTACTCGGCTAATGTTACCTAAGCTGGATGCCTCATTAAGAGAAAATATTTTTAAACGTAAAGAAGTTGCCCTCACCTTTCGCTCCGATGCCCAGCGCGAGCTTAATGAAAAGCGAAATCGCTTGATGCAATTACAACAAGGTGAAGTAGGATTACAAGATAAAGTAAGACGAACCTCGGTTATTTCTCCGGTTAAAGGGATTATTAAAACACTGAGTGTTAATACGGTAGGCGGTATAGTTCAGCCAGGAATGGACTTAGTAGAAATTGTTCCCCTAGAAGATACGTTATTGATTGAAGCGCGGGTGGAGCCAAAAGACATTGGCTTTTTGCGTCCCGGCTTACCGGCATTAGTTAAATTTACCGCTTATGACTTTACTATTTATGGTGGTCTGGTGGGAGAAGTAGAAAAGATCAGTGCTGACTCGATTCAAGATGATAAAGGCAATACTTTTTTTATTGCCACTGTGCGAACTCAGGAAAGCTTTTTAGGCAGTGAAGACGCCCCTTTGCGAATAATGTCAGGGATGCAAGCGGGAGTAGATGTTATTACGGGTAAAAAAACTGTATTAGATTATCTTCTTAAGCCGTTATTAAGAGCAAAACAAGGCGCTTTACGAGAGCGTTAATTAAACAGGGAGTATAACAATGAAAAAAAGCACAATTTCAATACTAATTGGGGCGGCACTGATATTACCAGTACAGGCTCAAACGCTAGAAGAAGCGGTAACTAAAACCTTAATGACCCATCCTAAGGTAAAAGAAGCGTTTCATTTGTACCAAGTTCGCCAATATGAAAACGATGAGGCGCGCGCGGGTTATTATCCTACCTTAGATGCCAATGCGGGTATTGGTTATGAATATACCAGTAGCCCCTCTACACGAGTACCAAATGGTGACTCAGAAGAGTTAACGCGTCGTGAGTTAGGTTTATCTTTGCGCCAGCTTATTTTTGATGGTTTTAAAACCTCGAGTAATGTTGCTCGTACCGATGCCGAAGCGCAGGCGCAGCGTTTTGCGTTGTTATCTAACGCGGAAAACATTGCGCTAAGAGTGGCGGAAGTTTATTTAAATGTGTTGCGTAATGATGAAATTGTGGAGTTATCTCGGCGTAATCTAGAAACCCATGAGCAAATATCCTCCGATATTCGCCGGCGCACCGACTCGGGCGTAGGTTCAACGGCCGACTTTAACCAAATACAAGGCCGAGTGGCTCGTGCATATTCTAATATGACGGCGGCTGAAAATAATTTACGTGATGCTCAAAGCCAATTTATTACGTTGGTGAACGAAGTGCCGAGCGATTTGCGCCAACCCAAAGCCGATGCCAATTTTATTCCTGCCACCTTAGATGATGCTCTGGCTAAGGCAAATGAAAACCACCCTATTTTAACCTCTGCCGCTTTTGATGTAGATGCTGCTCATCAGCAGCACAGAGATGCAAAGTCGGGCTTCTACCCTAAAGTGCATGTAGAGCTTGGCAGCAACTGGGACGATAATATTGATGGCGTGCGCGGCCATAATAATGATTATTCGGCCATGGTTCGTATGCGTTATAACTTATTTAGTGGTGGGGCAGATGTGGCACGCAGTCGCTCAACTTCGGCACTAGAGATGCAAGCTAAAGATATTAATATGAATGCCTATCGTGAAGTCGATGAAGGAATGCGCTTAGCATGGGCCGCCTATGAATCCTTAGGTAAGCAAAAAGACTTTCTGCGCGAGCACGTAGAGTCGAGCTTTAGCACAGTAGATGCCTATAAGAAGCAGTTTTCTTTAGGGGATCGTACTTTATTGGACGTGCTAAATACCGAAAATGAATTATTTGAAGCTCGTCGTTCTTATATTGATGCAGAATATGATCAACTGGCCGCCGAATACCGAATTATGAATGCCTCCGGTCAATTGCTGGATGCACTGCGTTTCACACGTCCTGAACAGTGGTAAATAATTGCTTTATTAATGGAGAGATAAAATGAAAATATGGATGATGTTGGCTTTATTATTACCACTGACGGCCTGTAGCTTAACCAGTGAGTCATTTAAAGAAACGCCGGCCGCTTATGATCTAACGGATCAAGACAGAGATGGGGTGATCACGGCGCGAGATAATTGCCTAGACTCAGTTGCGAATGCTGAAGTTGATAATGACGGTTGTGGTGATGCGTCAACCGTTACGCTAAATCAAGATATCATCGTATTATTTGCTCATGATAGCGCGGTGATCTCTGCTCAGTATCAAAGCGAGATCTCGCACATGGCAAACTTTATGAACGACAACCCTAAGCTAAAGCTTTTGTTAGAAGGACATGCTAGCCAAGTGGGGACTCAAGAATATAACTTAGCTTTGTCTAAGCGCCGCGCTGAAGCAGTTAAAAATGCTTTAATAAAAGCGGGAGTCAGTGAAGCGCGTTTAGAAGTCATTGGCTATGGCAGCACACAACCGGTATTGATGGCAGCTGGTGAAAATGCGGCTGCAGCCAATCGTCGGGTAGTGGGCGCTTTGGCGACCCAACAGCATTCGGTGGGCTTGCGCTGGAATGTGTATGACATGGGACAGACTAAAGACTAATGAAAAAAATCTTATCTTTTGTTAGCGGTATTTTGCTGGCGGCCTTAGTACTGGGCGTAGCAGCACAATC
This genomic window from Oceanisphaera avium contains:
- a CDS encoding HlyD family type I secretion periplasmic adaptor subunit, whose product is MAKKKVAPELIDYTNDTAAAVLLTTPKAGKALLWAIFVFVLVAIIWAWFAELEEVTSGMGKVIPSSQIQVVSNLEGGIVRSLYVREGQHVEKGQELLLIDDTRFLSDLREREQEIAGLQGDVRRLKTEVASITISDEPNLAWRERVKVTLGILDFPEGFQEKYPGQPEFQSSLYAERISFINNQLAIFGNQIEQREQEIIETNSKIKTLQRGTALAAQEVNMSRPLAKEGIVPQVEILRLERQLNQMQGELESTRLMLPKLDASLRENIFKRKEVALTFRSDAQRELNEKRNRLMQLQQGEVGLQDKVRRTSVISPVKGIIKTLSVNTVGGIVQPGMDLVEIVPLEDTLLIEARVEPKDIGFLRPGLPALVKFTAYDFTIYGGLVGEVEKISADSIQDDKGNTFFIATVRTQESFLGSEDAPLRIMSGMQAGVDVITGKKTVLDYLLKPLLRAKQGALRER
- a CDS encoding TolC family outer membrane protein — translated: MKKSTISILIGAALILPVQAQTLEEAVTKTLMTHPKVKEAFHLYQVRQYENDEARAGYYPTLDANAGIGYEYTSSPSTRVPNGDSEELTRRELGLSLRQLIFDGFKTSSNVARTDAEAQAQRFALLSNAENIALRVAEVYLNVLRNDEIVELSRRNLETHEQISSDIRRRTDSGVGSTADFNQIQGRVARAYSNMTAAENNLRDAQSQFITLVNEVPSDLRQPKADANFIPATLDDALAKANENHPILTSAAFDVDAAHQQHRDAKSGFYPKVHVELGSNWDDNIDGVRGHNNDYSAMVRMRYNLFSGGADVARSRSTSALEMQAKDINMNAYREVDEGMRLAWAAYESLGKQKDFLREHVESSFSTVDAYKKQFSLGDRTLLDVLNTENELFEARRSYIDAEYDQLAAEYRIMNASGQLLDALRFTRPEQW
- a CDS encoding OmpA family protein, coding for MKIWMMLALLLPLTACSLTSESFKETPAAYDLTDQDRDGVITARDNCLDSVANAEVDNDGCGDASTVTLNQDIIVLFAHDSAVISAQYQSEISHMANFMNDNPKLKLLLEGHASQVGTQEYNLALSKRRAEAVKNALIKAGVSEARLEVIGYGSTQPVLMAAGENAAAANRRVVGALATQQHSVGLRWNVYDMGQTKD